The following are encoded together in the Culex pipiens pallens isolate TS chromosome 1, TS_CPP_V2, whole genome shotgun sequence genome:
- the LOC120424634 gene encoding mitochondrial dicarboxylate carrier, with amino-acid sequence MADDKRKRVSYWYFGGLASAGAACCTHPLDLLKVTLQTQQEGKISLLQLTGKVVRTQGVLALYNGLSASLLRQLTYSTTRFGIYEVGKQAMGNDSGFLGKAALAGAAGAAGGFVGTPADMVNVRMQNDIKLPLEQRRNYKNAIDGLFRVYREEGFRRLFSGATTATSRAVFMTIGQLSFYDLVKDLLLNSGYFGDNLTTHFLSSLTAGAIATTMTQPLDVLKTRAMNAKPGEFASVWDIVKYTARLGPLGFFKGYVPAFVRLGPHTILTFVFLEQLRMNFGYLKPEKK; translated from the exons ATGGCCGATGACAAGCGGAAACGAGTGTCTTACTGGTACTTTGGAGGGCTGGCCAGCGCTGGAGCGGCGTGCTGTACCCATCCGCTGGATCTGCTAAAGGTTACACTGCAAACGCAACAGGAGGGTAAGATCTCTCTGTTGCAGCTCACCGGTAAGGTCGTCCGCACGCAGGGCGTTCTGGCATTGTACAATGGGTTGTCAGCATCGCTGCTCCGACAGCTGACCTATTCCACTACCCGGTTCGGTATCTACGAGGTCGGCAAGCAAGCCATGGGCAATGATTCGGGTTTCCTGGGTAAGGCGGCTTTGGCCGGAGCTGCTGGAGCCGCCGGCGGTTTCGTTGGAACCCCAGCCGATATGGTGAACGTACGCATGCAGAACGACATCAAGCTGCCACTGGAGCAGAGAAGAAA CTACAAAAACGCCATCGACGGTCTTTTCCGCGTCTACCGGGAAGAAGGCTTCCGTCGGCTGTTCTCAGGTGCAACAACCGCTACCTCACGTGCCGTGTTCATGACCATCGGTCAATTGTCTTTCTACGATTTG GTCAAGGACCTACTGCTCAACTCGGGCTACTTCGGGGATAACCTTACGACCCACTTCCTGTCGTCGCTGACGGCGGGAGCGATCGCGACCACCATGACTCAGCCGCTGGACGTGCTGAAGACGCGAGCCATGAACGCCAAACCGGGCGAGTTCGCTAGCGTGTGGGACATCGTGAAGTATACGGCCCGGCTGGGACCGCTTGGGTTCTTCAAGGGCTACGTGCCGGCCTTTGTCCGCCTCGGACCGCACACCATCCTGACGTTCGTGTTCCTCGAACAGCTGCGGATGAACTTTGGATATCTGAAGCCCGAGAAGAAGTAA